In Haliscomenobacter hydrossis DSM 1100, the DNA window TTGACTCTTCGCTGGCCTTCACTGCGCCGTTGATCGATGAGCAAAGCCAAGGCATCGTGAGCCAATTCCAGGCTGCTTTCATTCTGACGCAAAATTCTACGCTCAATCAGTTGATTTACAATGTAATGAAGCACTGCGGCCGGAATCGCAACGATCCATTGCAGCACATTTTTTTCGAGTACAAACTGCTCATCCGAAAGCGTAAATGAAATAGGACGTTTGGTGCCTTCTGGGGTGACAAAAGTGTCCAGTACAAGCGTGATGGCATCTTCGGGACTATCCTTGAATTTTTGATCAGTAGACGCCTGTAACTGCCATTTTTGCTCATCCAGAAATCGGCCCAGTACGTCTTCAATGTTTCCTAAGGCATTGATCTCTGAAAGTGAGAATTGTAAGACTGGCCATTCTCCCGCTTTGGATTCATCCCCATTTGGATAGCTGCGGGCATAATCCCGGCGATACAGCTGATCCAGATACACCTGCAAATAGGGGAGTTGAACACCGGATTTTCCACCTGCAATGTTGTCGTAAATGGCTTGAATGCTTTGTTCCGTTGCATCATTGAAACCAATGTTGTATGCAAGACATGATTTTTCAACTACTTCCGCTACTTTTTTATAGCCCATGGGTTCTACCCGCAGCCGAAAATCAAATAACCTGGGCAGGTATTTTTCCAATCGATACAATTGACCGATGAATTCTTCCCGAATGATCAAAATGACTCTACATGCAGCTTCCATTCGGGTCAATTGAGCCAGGGTTTGGGCCAAAGTATCTTGTTCTTTTTCTGTACCTAAAATAAACAGCTCTTCAAATTGATCAAAAATCAAATAGATAGGGCGCAAATAATCCTTGAACAAATAGGATACACGATCAGGAATGGCCGATATGGCTGTTTCATTGCTGGGCATTATTTTTTGTAACGCACGATCAAGTGATTGATTAACATCTTCATTACGACGTACAAAGAGGGGTAACCAATCTGGACCATCAAATCGTCCGGCTAACCCACATTGCACCAAACTGGTTTTGCCCGTACCAGACAAACCGTAGATTAAAATCAAAGAAGATTTAAAAACCATGCGGTACAATTCCTCGGTCTCCTCCTTGCGACCAAAGAAGTTGGCGCGGTCTTCGAAAGTATAGGCATCGAGAAATTTAAACGGGCTTTTCATAATATTTGTCGCATGGGGTGATTGAATAGCAATTGTGCAAAGGCTTCAAATTGAGCTTTTACGACCCTGTACTGTACTTGATTGGTAATCGGCAATTGTGGATCCAATGGTTTGTAAACATGCCGATACATATACATATCTTTGTCTCGAATATAGCGATCGAAATAGTACAATTTTGCCAGTGAGGCTTTGTCATCAAAAGCATTGTCATCGATGATAAAAGGCGACAGGGTTAAGAACTCCTTCTTGTCTCCACTATTTTTTATGAGCAAAATAGAAGCAGTGTCCATGTATTCTGTCATAATTTCTACTTCTTCTTCCAATCCAACGAGGCTTTGAATCAAATGAACAACGTTGTGCTTGTATTGTACTTCTTTGCTATGGCGATATTTGGCTACGTCAATGCTTTTTACTGATGAAAATGTATACCGTGCGATAAATCCTAATTCGCTGAGTACCTTGGCAAGTTCATCTTCTACTAATATACACAAATTGATGGCCTCGGTCCCTCCGATTTTGTCCTTTCGAATACGGTCTTTGATGGAGTCCAAAAATTGGCAGGCTTCGAAAAATGGTTCCCCCTCTTTGAAAATGTCCGCAAGGAATTGTAATTCGTCAACAAAATATTGAATTTGGTTGTCATTTAGGAACTTCCGGATAACCTTGATGATTGGAATGTAGTTGTTCTCTTCACGATCAGCTGGACTTTGGGTTAAAAATTTTTTGACCTGCGTGGTAACCTCATGGTCTATCTTAAGCTCACGTGTATTGAATAGCGATTCCCAAAGTTGTGCCAGCATAATGAATCCCATTAATTCGATAATGGTATCGTAAACTGTGATCATTTGGGATAGCCTGGGAAGTC includes these proteins:
- a CDS encoding CHAT domain-containing protein, encoding MDILFFAFANDRDNPLPSLEAEDEFIYSLLAPRQAQSHFVIHRDQSVSIEKLAEYLTLYRHNIVLFHYSGHAGKEHLSLDDEQASAYGIAEMLGNCPRLKAVILNGCSTAGQVTRLLEKQVPLVIATSSPVEDEKAKEFAIQFYRSLSNQETINQAFEAARGKVLTIQASVPFVRDTLSVDAPDEPVWGIFQTADLIETLEWSLPLGSSNTTGAVMAVNELLLETLVSALSIYSPEVKKVWDKLALGGTVKMTEKREAVLKCLPHPVSEQVRKLLVSDAGGSGALFFDRAGLPRLSQMITVYDTIIELMGFIMLAQLWESLFNTRELKIDHEVTTQVKKFLTQSPADREENNYIPIIKVIRKFLNDNQIQYFVDELQFLADIFKEGEPFFEACQFLDSIKDRIRKDKIGGTEAINLCILVEDELAKVLSELGFIARYTFSSVKSIDVAKYRHSKEVQYKHNVVHLIQSLVGLEEEVEIMTEYMDTASILLIKNSGDKKEFLTLSPFIIDDNAFDDKASLAKLYYFDRYIRDKDMYMYRHVYKPLDPQLPITNQVQYRVVKAQFEAFAQLLFNHPMRQIL
- a CDS encoding tetratricopeptide repeat protein, translated to MKSPFKFLDAYTFEDRANFFGRKEETEELYRMVFKSSLILIYGLSGTGKTSLVQCGLAGRFDGPDWLPLFVRRNEDVNQSLDRALQKIMPSNETAISAIPDRVSYLFKDYLRPIYLIFDQFEELFILGTEKEQDTLAQTLAQLTRMEAACRVILIIREEFIGQLYRLEKYLPRLFDFRLRVEPMGYKKVAEVVEKSCLAYNIGFNDATEQSIQAIYDNIAGGKSGVQLPYLQVYLDQLYRRDYARSYPNGDESKAGEWPVLQFSLSEINALGNIEDVLGRFLDEQKWQLQASTDQKFKDSPEDAITLVLDTFVTPEGTKRPISFTLSDEQFVLEKNVLQWIVAIPAAVLHYIVNQLIERRILRQNESSLELAHDALALLIDQRRSEGQRRVNDVLTRVLIAYKEHQDTHEYLSRKQLNIIEELWPLLKPRLSTEIQGFIEKSKAEVASREHAELLAEREKRRKATRAAMVAIGLALCATAAMVFASIKAEQVRRAKVELSIAFFNSQIQTAHTLKVEGKYQEALDRLQEVNTLKIDLQAPQRDTLQELQKEWKEIQQLVEKANTAIKQLDLNRGINLYRQAQNIGADERITGLIVETENKVESTYRDLINKGNLMLNANQLAKARESYEKALKLKPGDVFVQKKLRTLTAQ